One Methanobacterium formicicum DNA segment encodes these proteins:
- a CDS encoding class E sortase → MSRNNVLAIIIILACATLAGSIAMAGYVQMENVTQAQKSVKDYQEKMSNPVDALDPTDLKKTYMNAKLIIPKLGVNASIRSDTVNAYNAVYHYPESVMPGKPGECGILGHRTTYSGLFANIASLQPGDKAIIQDFTQRKKYVYEVTSNGNDIRWDYKTNPIRFSQEGQARLLIVTCYPPGKKQAAWITHFKLVSTSNL, encoded by the coding sequence ATGTCAAGGAATAATGTTTTGGCCATCATAATTATTTTAGCGTGTGCCACGCTGGCCGGTAGCATAGCTATGGCCGGTTACGTGCAGATGGAAAACGTAACCCAAGCTCAGAAAAGTGTTAAGGATTATCAGGAAAAAATGAGCAACCCCGTGGATGCTCTGGACCCTACTGATCTTAAAAAGACCTATATGAATGCCAAATTAATCATACCCAAACTCGGGGTGAACGCCAGCATTCGATCAGACACTGTAAATGCCTATAATGCTGTTTATCATTACCCTGAGAGTGTTATGCCGGGTAAACCCGGCGAATGTGGTATTTTAGGGCACCGAACAACTTATTCCGGATTATTCGCTAACATAGCTTCTCTTCAACCCGGAGATAAAGCCATTATCCAGGATTTTACCCAGCGCAAGAAATACGTCTACGAGGTAACTTCCAATGGTAATGATATACGCTGGGACTATAAAACCAATCCCATCCGTTTTTCTCAGGAAGGACAGGCCAGACTGTTAATTGTTACCTGTTACCCTCCCGGTAAAAAACAGGCGGCATGGATTACCCACTTTAAACTGGTATCCACCAGTAATTTGTAA
- a CDS encoding 4Fe-4S dicluster domain-containing protein, which yields MVEILIDEDACVGCGSCVDDCPNDVYKMNEEKWKTEVANVDDCMACLSCHEICPAQAMTHKDIHVAKRLYIDRRVNDVIERII from the coding sequence ATGGTTGAAATCCTAATAGACGAAGATGCATGTGTTGGTTGTGGTTCCTGTGTGGATGACTGTCCCAACGACGTGTACAAAATGAATGAGGAAAAATGGAAGACAGAAGTGGCGAATGTCGATGATTGTATGGCTTGCCTCTCCTGTCACGAAATTTGCCCGGCACAGGCCATGACTCACAAAGACATCCATGTGGCCAAAAGACTCTACATTGACCGCAGGGTGAACGACGTTATAGAACGAATAATCTGA